A portion of the Cryptomeria japonica chromosome 5, Sugi_1.0, whole genome shotgun sequence genome contains these proteins:
- the LOC131042673 gene encoding rust resistance kinase Lr10-like, which produces METLQMAHALRLPRFLFLVTISLYCLVSCCNGSCGMFRCGNYTWDYPFGAKDSGCGDPTLLLECDEEAEMPLITIGAYQYYILNPTKYIHLVLYKEPTMKILYKHLKQDECDLSESIYDQFWSANQFPITDGYSNITLGTTCTVENAGPNAGALTNLTCNDYRYYNVSKVCASEFRIPVKEIDLKLGKPLSEITGAGINITWYPSRICEHCETDYRNCTYRRTSSFCYCHASSYSQCSTGKTGSSRTVVILDAAIVSVLLFLAALLLVVLYRKRLPISKELTLHVDMEPSLTKVEQFLDDFAHEMPIRYSFSQLKKITNNFADKLGEGGFGVVFKGKLPKGDLVAVKILDQSRHSETQFMNEVATMGRIHHLHLVRLMGYCFEGFRSVLVYEYMVNGSLEKFIFAGNNNGGILKGEQLYSIALGAARGIAYLHQECEPSIIHFDIKPHNILLDKDFIPKIADFGLAKLFSREDDHISLTTARGTPGYVAPELWLRNLGPVTHKSDVYSFGMVLLEMAAGRKNIDVHVSRSSQLYFPDWAFKLMENGQLEMMLRGSGKAEIESEEKEKAIKLAKVGLWCIQYNLTDRPSMSRVVQMLEGNDDVSNPPLPFNSSPDSQLNLQFSTEEFSSLVCN; this is translated from the exons ATGGAAACGCTTCAGATGGCTCACGCTCTACGTTTACCTCGCTTCCTGTTCTTGGTCACAATTTCATTATATTGCTTGGTCTCTTGCTGTAATGGATCGTGTGGGATGTTCAGATGTGGGAATTACACTTGGGATTATCCGTTTGGAGCCAAGGACAGCGGCTGCGGTGACCCTACGCTTCTGCTGGAGTGCGATGAAGAAGCCGAGATGCCTCTAATTACAATCGGTGCTTACCAATACTATATACTGAATCCCACAAAATACATCCACTTGGTGTTATACAAGGAGCCTACCATGAAAATATTATACAAGCATCTGAAGCAAGATGAATGCGATCTATCAGAGAGCATCTATGATCAATTCTGGAGTGCCAACCAATTCCCTATTACAGATGGATACAGTAATATAACACTAGGGACAACATGCACCGTAGAGAATGCAGGGCCGAATGCAGGAGCATTGACCAATTTAACCTGTAATGATTATCGATACTATAATGTCAGTAAAGTTTGTGCATCAGAATTTAGGATTCCCGTGAAAGAAATTGACTTGAAGTTGGGAAAACCTCTTTCTGAGATAACAGGCGCAGGGATCAATATAACATGGTATCCAAGCAGAATTTGCGAGCATTGTGAGACAGATTACAGAAATTGTACTTATCGCAGAACCTCGTCTTTTTGCTACTGTCATGCTAGTTCTTATTCACAGTGCTCTACTGGTAAGACTG GTAGCTCCAGGACTGTCGTTATTCTAG ATGCGGCCATTGTAAGCGTTTTGTTGTTCCTTGCTGCACTATTGCTTGTGGTTTTATATcgaaagagattaccgatctctaaGGAGCTCACGCTTCATGTGGATATGGAGCCTTCTCTTACAAAAGTGGAGCAGTTCCTTGATGATTTTGCTCATGAAATGCCCATCAGGTATTCCTTTTCTCAACTGAAGAAGATCACCAATAACTTCGCAGATAAATTGGGGGAAGGAGGTTTCGGTGTGGTTTTTAAAGGAAAACTCCCCAAAGGTGATTTGGTGGCCGTCAAAATTCTCGATCAATCGAGACACAGTGAAACTCAGTTTATGAACGAAGTTGCAACCATGGGAAggattcatcatcttcatctgGTCCGCTTGATGGGTTACTGTTTTGAGGGATTTAGAAGCGTGCTCGTGTATGAATACATGGTGAATGGATCTCTGGAGAAATTTATATTTGCCGGAAATAATAATGGAGGAATTCTAAAAGGAGAACAACTCTATTCAATTGCTTTGGGTGCAGCCCGTGGAATTGCTTATCTACACCAAGAGTGTGAGCCAAGCATAATTCATTTTGACATTAAGCCCCACAATATATTACTAGACAAGGATTTCATACCGAAAATAGCTGATTTCGGTCTGGCAAAACTATTTAGTAGAGAAGATGATCATATATCATTGACTACCGCAAGAGGGACGCCAGGGTATGTTGCGCCAGAGCTTTGGTTAAGAAATTTGGGACCCGTAACACACAAATCAGATGTTTACAGTTTTGGAATGGTATTATTAGAGATGGCTGCAGGAAGAAAAAATATTGATGTGCATGTAAGCCGATCCAGTCAATTGTATTTTCCAGATTGGGCATTCAAGTTGATGGAGAATGGACAGTTGGAGATGATGCTGAGAGGAAGTGGGAAAGCTGAAATAGAATCTGAAGAGAAGGAAAAAGCCATAAAGCTAGCTAAAGTAGGACTATGGTGCATTCAGTACAATTTAACAGATAGGCCGAGCATGAGCAGGGTTGTTCAAATGCTGGAAGGAAATGATGATGTGAGTAATCCTCCTCTGCCTTTTAATTCGTCCCCTGACTCTCAACTAAATTTGCAATTTTCTACAGAAGAATTTTCGTCACTGGTGTGCAACTAG